In Paractinoplanes brasiliensis, the following proteins share a genomic window:
- the alr gene encoding alanine racemase, whose translation MWQAEVRVDLDAIRDNVALLRARTTAEVMAVVKGDGYGHGMLPSARAALAGGATWLGVATLGEGLALRRAGFEVPVLAWLHSPGMPLHEGVAAGIDLNAGSVQLLGELVTAARRAERTARVHLKLDTGLSRGGATPAEWPALLEAAAKAQADGDIDVVGVWSHFVYADEPGHETIDHQLALFAEGLATAERAGITPRYRHIANSAATLTRPDAHYDLVRPGIAVYGLSPVAGESYGLRPAMTARARVALTKRVPAGQGVSYGHTYFTERDTTLALVPLGYADGVPRAASNAGPVQLGGKRRTVAGRVCMDQIVLDVGDDPVVAGDVATLFGAGDDGGPTADDWAAVIGTINYEIVTRFGSSRVPRVYQGGAA comes from the coding sequence ATGTGGCAGGCCGAGGTCCGGGTCGATCTGGACGCTATCCGGGACAACGTCGCGTTGCTGCGCGCCAGGACGACCGCCGAGGTCATGGCCGTCGTCAAGGGCGACGGCTACGGGCACGGCATGCTGCCCTCGGCCCGGGCCGCGCTGGCGGGCGGGGCGACGTGGCTGGGCGTGGCGACGCTCGGCGAGGGCCTGGCGCTGCGCCGGGCCGGGTTCGAGGTGCCCGTGCTGGCCTGGCTGCACTCGCCCGGAATGCCGTTGCACGAGGGTGTGGCGGCCGGCATCGACCTCAACGCTGGCAGCGTGCAGCTGCTCGGCGAGCTGGTCACGGCCGCCCGGCGGGCCGAGCGGACGGCTCGGGTCCACCTGAAGCTCGACACCGGTCTGTCCCGTGGCGGCGCCACCCCGGCGGAGTGGCCGGCGCTGCTCGAGGCGGCGGCCAAGGCGCAGGCCGACGGCGACATCGACGTGGTCGGCGTCTGGAGCCACTTCGTCTACGCCGACGAGCCCGGTCACGAGACCATCGACCACCAGCTGGCCCTCTTCGCCGAGGGGCTGGCGACGGCCGAGCGCGCCGGTATCACCCCGCGTTACCGGCACATCGCGAACTCGGCGGCGACGCTGACCCGCCCCGACGCGCATTACGACCTCGTACGCCCCGGCATCGCGGTCTACGGGCTGTCCCCGGTGGCCGGCGAGTCGTACGGGTTGCGGCCGGCCATGACGGCGCGGGCGCGGGTCGCGTTGACCAAGCGGGTGCCGGCCGGTCAGGGCGTGTCCTACGGCCACACCTACTTCACCGAGCGCGACACGACCCTGGCGCTGGTGCCGCTGGGCTACGCGGACGGGGTGCCCCGCGCGGCGTCCAACGCAGGCCCGGTCCAGCTCGGCGGCAAACGCCGTACGGTGGCCGGGCGGGTCTGCATGGACCAGATCGTCCTCGACGTCGGCGATGACCCGGTCGTCGCCGGTGACGTGGCCACGCTGTTCGGGGCGGGCGACGACGGCGGCCCCACTGCCGACGACTGGGCCGCGGTCATCGGCACGATCAACTACGAGATCGTGACCCGTTTCGGCAGTTCCCGGGTGCCCCGCGTCTATCAGGGGGGTGCTGCGTGA
- the tsaE gene encoding tRNA (adenosine(37)-N6)-threonylcarbamoyltransferase complex ATPase subunit type 1 TsaE, which produces MKLPTVDDTRAFGRRLASILRPGDLVLLTGPLGAGKTALVQGIGAGLGVTDSITSPTFVIARVHRGRIPLVHADAYRLGDSPDPRAEIDDLDLDASAEDAVTVVEWGAGLVEQLNDEYLLVRLDRLDDDTRVAELIPYGGDWAARIADLTDMEERP; this is translated from the coding sequence GTGAAGCTGCCCACCGTGGACGACACCCGCGCGTTCGGCCGACGGCTCGCCTCGATCCTGCGCCCGGGTGACCTGGTGCTGCTGACCGGGCCGCTCGGCGCCGGCAAGACAGCGCTGGTGCAGGGCATCGGGGCTGGGCTCGGCGTGACGGACTCGATCACGTCGCCGACGTTCGTGATCGCGCGGGTCCATCGGGGACGGATTCCGCTGGTGCACGCGGACGCGTACCGGCTGGGGGACAGCCCCGACCCGCGCGCCGAGATCGACGACCTCGACCTGGACGCCTCCGCCGAGGACGCGGTGACCGTCGTCGAGTGGGGCGCCGGCCTGGTCGAGCAGCTGAACGACGAATACCTGCTGGTGCGGCTCGACCGGCTCGACGACGACACCCGGGTCGCCGAGCTGATCCCGTACGGCGGAGACTGGGCCGCACGCATCGCGGACCTTACCGACATGGAGGAGCGACCTTGA
- a CDS encoding alpha/beta fold hydrolase: MSKRAKQVGIAGAAVGVVAAGLATAFAVERVLVRRSISAPGDPYADEPFGDQPFDHEMTVTAADGTELHVEIVEPRSEPEEPRPTIVFVHGFALDMGTFYFQRQALTERGDHRLVFYDQPGHGRSSRLQSGDYDIAALGKSLAAVLDAAVPDGHILLVGHSMGGMTIMAFAEEYPEWFGERVTGVVLMSTSAGLIDKTKLGIPSLVARASAPFFPLWGKAAHLGGSRIDRARVVSSDLAWLLTRRYGFGEPKPSPSLVTFVENMNSRTSVETLTKYLRTLYTHNRFPALSALRGTPVLVIVGTRDYLTPVTHSEEILRYLPDAELVKVANSGHVVMLEKADEVNAALMPFLEKIS; encoded by the coding sequence GTGAGCAAGCGGGCCAAACAGGTCGGGATCGCCGGCGCGGCCGTCGGTGTGGTCGCCGCGGGGCTGGCCACCGCGTTCGCCGTCGAGCGGGTGCTGGTGCGGCGATCGATCAGCGCGCCCGGCGACCCGTACGCGGACGAGCCGTTCGGCGACCAGCCGTTCGACCACGAGATGACGGTCACGGCGGCCGACGGCACCGAGCTGCACGTCGAGATCGTCGAGCCCCGGTCCGAGCCGGAGGAACCCAGGCCCACGATCGTCTTCGTGCACGGCTTCGCGCTCGACATGGGGACCTTCTATTTCCAGCGCCAGGCCCTGACAGAGCGTGGCGACCACCGTCTGGTCTTCTACGACCAGCCCGGCCACGGTCGCTCGAGCCGGCTGCAGTCCGGCGACTACGACATCGCGGCGCTCGGGAAGTCGCTGGCCGCGGTGCTCGACGCCGCCGTGCCCGACGGCCACATCCTCCTGGTCGGTCACTCGATGGGCGGCATGACGATCATGGCGTTCGCCGAGGAGTACCCGGAGTGGTTCGGCGAACGCGTCACCGGCGTGGTCCTCATGTCCACCTCGGCCGGCCTGATCGACAAGACCAAGCTCGGCATCCCCTCGCTGGTGGCGCGGGCCAGCGCGCCCTTCTTCCCGCTCTGGGGCAAGGCGGCCCACCTGGGCGGCAGCCGGATCGACCGGGCCCGCGTGGTCTCGTCCGACCTGGCCTGGCTGCTCACCCGCCGGTACGGCTTCGGTGAGCCCAAGCCCAGTCCGTCGTTGGTCACGTTCGTGGAGAACATGAACTCCCGGACGTCGGTCGAGACGTTGACGAAATACCTGCGCACGCTCTACACCCACAACCGTTTCCCGGCCCTGTCGGCCCTGCGCGGCACGCCCGTGCTGGTGATCGTCGGCACCCGCGACTACCTGACCCCGGTGACCCACTCCGAGGAGATCCTGCGGTACCTGCCCGACGCCGAGCTCGTCAAGGTCGCCAACAGCGGGCACGTCGTGATGCTGGAGAAGGCCGACGAGGTCAACGCCGCCCTGATGCCGTTCCTGGAGAAGATCTCGTGA